Proteins encoded in a region of the Acidobacteriota bacterium genome:
- a CDS encoding MerR family transcriptional regulator, with amino-acid sequence MKLKSSYSAREVAAQTGLTGKQLQWWDEARVFQPSIAPRKTDQGGFTERRYSPVDVLELFALAELRRRGFDNATLKQMMEALRDYFRRRLSETLDDAGDLRLLTNGVGLFLETRQGHVFDLLVDPTQALLGAEVLRLKPVKGKAVRKKPVVT; translated from the coding sequence ATGAAGCTGAAGTCCTCCTACTCCGCTCGCGAGGTCGCGGCCCAAACCGGGCTGACCGGCAAGCAGCTGCAGTGGTGGGATGAGGCGCGCGTCTTCCAACCTTCCATCGCGCCGCGCAAAACCGACCAGGGCGGCTTCACCGAGCGCCGGTACTCACCCGTGGACGTGCTGGAACTCTTCGCCCTCGCTGAGCTGCGGCGGCGCGGCTTCGATAACGCCACACTCAAACAGATGATGGAGGCCCTGCGCGACTACTTCCGCCGCCGCCTGTCTGAAACGCTGGACGATGCGGGGGATTTGAGGTTGCTGACGAACGGCGTGGGCCTGTTCCTTGAGACGAGACAAGGACACGTGTTCGACCTGCTCGTGGACCCGACTCAGGCGCTACTCGGCGCCGAAGTGCTCCGGCTGAAACCCGTTAAGGGCAAAGCCGTCAGGAAGAAGCCGGTCGTCACTTAG
- a CDS encoding 4a-hydroxytetrahydrobiopterin dehydratase, whose protein sequence is MPSLNSTELRAALAGLPGWVADAPAISRTFTCPSFPEAMAFAGRVATYAESVDHHPDLLISYRKVTVTWSTHSAGGVTAKDLDAARATDAAFPAGT, encoded by the coding sequence ATGCCCAGCCTGAACTCCACTGAACTTCGCGCGGCGCTGGCGGGCTTGCCCGGCTGGGTGGCCGACGCGCCGGCCATCAGCCGAACGTTCACCTGTCCGTCGTTCCCAGAGGCGATGGCCTTTGCTGGACGCGTGGCCACCTACGCTGAATCCGTGGATCACCACCCCGACCTGCTCATCAGCTATCGCAAGGTCACCGTCACGTGGTCCACGCACAGTGCGGGCGGCGTGACCGCAAAAGACCTGGACGCGGCCAGGGCGACCGACGCGGCGTTCCCGGCCGGAACGTAG